The sequence CAAAAGCTTCTCGATGTCCGGCAGAAAGCCCAGGTCGAGCATCTCGTCGGCCTCGTCGAGGACCAGCGCGGCAATCTGCGAAAGATCGAGATAGCCCTGCTGGTGCAGGTCCAAAAGCCGCCCCGGGGTGCCCACGACAACGTCGACGCCCTTGTTCAGTGCCTCGATCTGCTCCTCGTAGGGCCGCCCGCCGTAGACAGTAAAGACCGTCACCGGGGTGTGCACCGCGGCCGCGCGCAGGTCCTCGCCGACCTGGCTGGCCAGCTCGCGGGTCGGCGCAATGATGAGGGCGTGCGGGGTGCCGTCCAGCTCGGGGAGTGCCGCATCGTCAAAGACGCGGTCTAAAACCGGGACGCCGAAGCCCAGCGTTTTGCCCATGCCGGTGCGGGCTTGGCCGATGATGTCGCGGCCGGCTAGCGCGAGCGGCAGGGTGAGCTCTTGGATGGCGAAGGTGCGTTCCATGCCGTGTTCCACCAGGGCATCGCAAAGCTCCGCGGCAACGCCGAGCTCCCGAAACGTCGGCGGCAGGCTGGGGGTGCGGGACGCGGGCGAATCGTGCTGAGCAGTCACACTTCGATAGTAACGGGCAGGGTTATAGTGTGGGAGAACTAGGCGCACCCGTAGCTGGTGCACAGACTTCAAGACGAGTGGAGGAAGTTTCATGGACATCAAGTTCGGTTTCGCCGATAACTCCCGTGAGCTGACCATCAAGGCAGAAGGCTCCCAGGAAGAGCTGACCCAGAAGGTGAACTCCGCGCTGGCCAGCGGGGAACTGCTGGAACTCGAGGACGCCAAGGGCCGGAAGTACCTGGTGCGCACCGACCGCGTTATCTACGTCGAGATCGGCGCCGTCAAGACCCAGGCTGTGGGTTTCATCGGAGCGTAGGTAGGTAACCTCAATCCCCATGACTCACTCGGCACACCGTTCTGCCGCCGGCGGCCCACCGCACCGCCGGGGGCAGCGCCGTCCGGCGGCGAATACCTCCGGCCTGCAGCGATTCGCCCGCGAGTACGGGTGGTGGCGCGTCATCGCGATCCCGCTGCTGGTGGTTCTCACCGCCTGGGTGCTGGTTGATGTGGTGCGTGGGGAACCGGCCGATAACGCCCGCAACAACGGGCAGTCTTCCGCGGAAGGTCCGGGGTCGTCGGCGCAGGAGGACGACCACGGTACGGAAACCGGCCCCGATCCCGCCGATGCGGAATCGTTGGAGGTCGCCCGCGGTCAGTTGCCGCCGGGAGGGGACTACTCCGAGCACGGCGACGAGACCTACCGTCCCGCCGGCAAGCCGGGCCTCGAGGTGGGCAAAGGTACGGAAAAGACCGTGCGTTACTCCGTGGAGATTGAAAACGGTGTGGATACCGCGGGGTACGGCGGCGACGACGCGGTTGCCGCGCTTATCGATGCCACCTTGCACGACCCGCGCGGCTGGACCGCCGACGACCGCTACAAATTCGTGCACGTCGCCCCAGACGACAACCCGGACACCCGCTTCCGGCTGAGCTCGTTTGGCACGACCGGACGCATGTGCGGCGAGCAGATCGAGACCGAGACTTCGTGCCACACCACGATCACCGGCGAGTCGGTCGTCTTCTTAAACGAGGCGCGCTGGGTGCGCGGCGCCACGCCCTTCGAAGGCGATCTGGGCAGCTACCGCCAGTACGTGGTCAACCACGAGTTCGGCCACGCCATTGGGTACAACGCCCACCAGGCGTGCGGAGGCGACCGCGAGCTGGCGCCGATCATGATGCAGCAGACCATCTCGCTGAATAACTCGGACCTCAACGCCGACAGCGAGCCGGAGACGTACCCGGATGACGGCGCGGTGTGCATGACCAACCCGTGGCCGTATCCGCGCCCGCACGTCAGCGACGATCCGCACCGCCCCGGCCCGGTTGAGGCGGGGTCGATGGACACGAAGAAGGGGTAAGCACACGCCATGCCGCAGCCGCCGGAGAAAGTTTTAGAGGCCTTCCACGCGACATCTGCGCCCGATGAGGCGGTGCAGCTGGGGCCGGCGTGGGACAACGGGCCGCGCGTCGGGGATGTGGTCTTCGCCCGCGCCGGGCAGCTCACCTCTTGGTCGGCCAAGGTGCGTGAGAAACTGCAGGTCGACGGCGCGCGCGTGGCGCGCCCGGTGCTCTCGACCGACGGGCGCTACACCGTGGCGGGATGGAAGGCCACCCAGTTTGTCGCGGGCGATGTGGCCCGCCGCGTCGACGAGACGGCCCAGCTGGGGCTGCGGCTTGACGATGCCGCCGGGGAACTCACGGTGCCGCACGCCGGGACGGCATCGGCACGCACGGATATCTTCGCCCGCGCCGAGGCCGCCGCGTGGGAAGAGACCGGGGAAACCTACCGCGATTTGGACGCCGATGCGGAGTCGCCGCTGGTGGTGGGGCACGCCGACCTGCTGGGCACCACCATCTACGCGGGGGCCAACCCGCCGACCATCGTCGACTTCGTTCCCACCGCAGCGCCCCGCCCGCGCGGGTTTACCAGCGCATTGGTCATCGTGGACGGGCTCATTGCCGGGGCGGTGGACGACCGGATTTGTGACAGGTTCGCGCACATCCCGAACCTGGATCAGCTGTTGCTGCGGGCGGTGGCATACCGCCGGTACGTGAACGATTTCCACCCGCGATCGCGTGCGAACACGCGTTCGTATATTGAAGATGTGGAAGAGCTGTTGGTGTCGCGGGTGTCTGCCATAATGTGACGCATGTGCGCGTCGCAGGCCCAACATCACGGTCAAGCTCCAGCCCAGGCCCAGACCCAACCTGACAGATCTATTTTCGATGCGGTGCCCACCCCGCGCGTGCGGCTGGTGGAGCGCCCCGCGCCCGATCCGGAGCGCGAGTGGGACTTCCCGTTGCCCAGCACGGGCCGGTGGAAGGTCACGGGGGCGGCTGGATCGGGCGTGTCCAGCGTGGTCGTGGACACCGTGGTCCGCAAGCTGCGTGACGGCGCCGATCCCTCCGGTGTCCTGGTTGTTACCGCGTCGAAGGAGGCGGGCGCGCGGGTGCGCCGGGAGATTTCCCAGCGGCTGGATGACTATGCCGCGAAGTCCTCGATGGTCCATTCCGTCCACTCGCTGGCCTTCGCGCTCTTGCGTAGCGATGAGCGGGCGGCGGAGACCGACCTGCGGCTCATCACTGGCGCGGAACAGGACAGTGTTATCCGCGAGCTGCTTGTCGGCCACGCCGAGAGCGGTGCCGGCAGCTGGCCGGCAGAGGTGCGGCCCGCCCTCGAATACGTCGGGTTCGCGCGCCAGCTGCGCGACTTTTTGTTGCGCGCTATCGAACGTGGGTACGGCCCGGACGATCTGCGAAAGGCGGGCGAGAAATTCCGCCGGCCGATGTGGAGTGCGGCCGGCGATTTCCTGCGCGAATACGAGCAAACGCTGGAGCTCGCCGGGGTGCATTCCTACTCGGCCCCGGAGTTGGTCTTCCAGGTGCTGCTGCGCCCGCAACTGACCGCCGAGCACGCGTGGCACACCATTGTGGTCGATGACGCGCAGCTGCTCGATCCGACCTCCGGGCGGCTGGTGGAGCGGCTGATGGACAGCGCGGAGCTGGCCGTCGTGGCGGGTGATCCGGACCAAGCCGTCTTCGGGTTTCGCGGCGCGAGCACGCAGTTCCTCAACGGCTTCCAGGCCGACCAGTCCCTTCATCTCACCACCGCGCGTCGCACGGGCGAGCCCGCGCGCGTCGTGTGCACTCCGACCACGGCGGCGGAGCGCGACGTCGTGGCCGACACGGCGCGCCGCCGCCACCTCGAAGACGGGGTGGAGTGGCGCGATATTGCCGTCATCGTGCGCTCGACCGGGGACATCGGGCAGATGTCGCGCGCGCTGCTGGCCGCGGGCGTGCCGGTGCACATCAACCCCACCGACGTTGTGCTCGCCGAGCAACGGCTCGTCGCCGCCCTGCTCTTGGGCCTGCGGGCCCTGGAGGCGAAGTTATCCAACGGCGAGCTCGAGGACCTCATCACCGGGCCGGTGGGCGGGGCGGATCCCGTCACCTTGCGCCGCCTCATCCGCGGCTTGCGGCGGGCGGTGCCGAGTGTCCGGGGCATCGATACGCTGCGCTTATTCGTGGAGGGCGAGGCGGACGAAGCGCTGCGCGAGGCGGTAGCGGGCGTGCTCACGGACAGCGAGGCGCGCGTGCTCGATCGCGTCACCGCTGTGCTCGCGGCCGGCAGGCAGGAACTTGCGGCGGGCGCGAGCGTTGAGCAGGTTTTGTGGGCGGTCTGGCAGGCCACCGGGCTAGATACTCGCCTCCAAAGCGCGGCCCTGCGCGGTGGTGCGACCGGCTCGCAGGCCGACCGCGACTTGGACGCGATGATGGCGCTTTTCGATGCCGCGGGTGACTTCACCGAGCGGCGCCCCAACGGCACCCTGGCTACGTTCATCGCCCACATCGAGGAACAGGAATTGCCCACCGGGGTGCGCGATAGGCGCGCCGCGATGCCGCAAGCGGTCCCGGTTCTCACCGCGCACGGGGCGGTGGGCAACGAGTGGGACACCGTCGTGGTTGCCGGCGCGCAGGAAGGCGACTGGCCGTCCTTCGGGGAGACCGGCTCCCTGTTCGACCAAGCCGAGCTGGTGGATCTCATCGACCATGACATCGATCCAGACGATCCGGTCAGCCACCTCGCCGACCGTCTTGCGGAAGAACGGCGCCTGTTCCACGTGGCCACGACGCGGCACCGCAGCCGCCTGACGGTCGTGGCGGTCGACGCCCCGGACGCCGACGAGGTGCAGGAGCCGTCGCGGTTCATCCGGGAGCTGGTGGCAGCGCCGGGGGCATCGCTGGAAGAGTCCGGGGTGGTTTCCGCTGGCGCTGACACCGTCTCGCCTGATTCCGTTGCGGCTAACACCGCCCCGGAAGGTGACCTGCCGCCTGTTATCGACCCGCTGCAGGTATCCGTGCTGTCCGTCCCCGGTTTCGTCTCGCGCCTGCGCCGCGTGTTGTGCGATGAGGACGAAACCCCGGACGCGCGCCAGCAGGCCGCGCGTCAGCTCGCCCGGCTGGCGCAGGCAGGCGTGCCGGGAGCACACCCCGACCAGTGGTGGGCCACGCGCGGCACCGCCGCCGGCAATGCACCGCAATACGACCCAGCGGTAGACGGCAGGGAGCCCACCTTGTCGCCGTCGAAGATCGAGGACTTTCTGCGCTGCCCGCTGCAGGCGACCCTCAAGCGGTTCGTGGAGGACGACCAGCCCACCCTCGCGCTGGCGAAGGGCAACTTGGCCCACGCCTTTATGGAGGCACTCGGCCGGGTCCAGCTTGCCCGCGCGGCAGGTGACCCGGCGGCCGACAGCTTCGATGTCACCGCCGCCAAAGAGCTCGTTACCGAGGCGTTTGCCGCCTGCATCACCGAGCCCGCATGGCGCCGTGAGCAGGAGATGGCGGACTTTACGTCCCTGCTCGACACCATCGCGACCTGGCACGCGGCCAACACGGAAGAGCTGGTGGGCACGGAGGTGAAGGCGCGGGTTCGTATCACCGCGGACACCGGTGAGGCCACCGTGTACGGGTCCATCGACAGGCTGCAGCGCCTCCCCGACGGCGGCCTGCGCGTCGTGGACTTAAAGACCGGCAAGCACCCGCCGAGCGGCAAAGAAGTCCAGGAGCACCCGC is a genomic window of Corynebacterium massiliense DSM 45435 containing:
- a CDS encoding DUF3107 domain-containing protein — its product is MDIKFGFADNSRELTIKAEGSQEELTQKVNSALASGELLELEDAKGRKYLVRTDRVIYVEIGAVKTQAVGFIGA
- a CDS encoding DUF3152 domain-containing protein; translation: MTHSAHRSAAGGPPHRRGQRRPAANTSGLQRFAREYGWWRVIAIPLLVVLTAWVLVDVVRGEPADNARNNGQSSAEGPGSSAQEDDHGTETGPDPADAESLEVARGQLPPGGDYSEHGDETYRPAGKPGLEVGKGTEKTVRYSVEIENGVDTAGYGGDDAVAALIDATLHDPRGWTADDRYKFVHVAPDDNPDTRFRLSSFGTTGRMCGEQIETETSCHTTITGESVVFLNEARWVRGATPFEGDLGSYRQYVVNHEFGHAIGYNAHQACGGDRELAPIMMQQTISLNNSDLNADSEPETYPDDGAVCMTNPWPYPRPHVSDDPHRPGPVEAGSMDTKKG
- a CDS encoding TIGR02569 family protein, translated to MPQPPEKVLEAFHATSAPDEAVQLGPAWDNGPRVGDVVFARAGQLTSWSAKVREKLQVDGARVARPVLSTDGRYTVAGWKATQFVAGDVARRVDETAQLGLRLDDAAGELTVPHAGTASARTDIFARAEAAAWEETGETYRDLDADAESPLVVGHADLLGTTIYAGANPPTIVDFVPTAAPRPRGFTSALVIVDGLIAGAVDDRICDRFAHIPNLDQLLLRAVAYRRYVNDFHPRSRANTRSYIEDVEELLVSRVSAIM
- a CDS encoding ATP-dependent DNA helicase, encoding MPTPRVRLVERPAPDPEREWDFPLPSTGRWKVTGAAGSGVSSVVVDTVVRKLRDGADPSGVLVVTASKEAGARVRREISQRLDDYAAKSSMVHSVHSLAFALLRSDERAAETDLRLITGAEQDSVIRELLVGHAESGAGSWPAEVRPALEYVGFARQLRDFLLRAIERGYGPDDLRKAGEKFRRPMWSAAGDFLREYEQTLELAGVHSYSAPELVFQVLLRPQLTAEHAWHTIVVDDAQLLDPTSGRLVERLMDSAELAVVAGDPDQAVFGFRGASTQFLNGFQADQSLHLTTARRTGEPARVVCTPTTAAERDVVADTARRRHLEDGVEWRDIAVIVRSTGDIGQMSRALLAAGVPVHINPTDVVLAEQRLVAALLLGLRALEAKLSNGELEDLITGPVGGADPVTLRRLIRGLRRAVPSVRGIDTLRLFVEGEADEALREAVAGVLTDSEARVLDRVTAVLAAGRQELAAGASVEQVLWAVWQATGLDTRLQSAALRGGATGSQADRDLDAMMALFDAAGDFTERRPNGTLATFIAHIEEQELPTGVRDRRAAMPQAVPVLTAHGAVGNEWDTVVVAGAQEGDWPSFGETGSLFDQAELVDLIDHDIDPDDPVSHLADRLAEERRLFHVATTRHRSRLTVVAVDAPDADEVQEPSRFIRELVAAPGASLEESGVVSAGADTVSPDSVAANTAPEGDLPPVIDPLQVSVLSVPGFVSRLRRVLCDEDETPDARQQAARQLARLAQAGVPGAHPDQWWATRGTAAGNAPQYDPAVDGREPTLSPSKIEDFLRCPLQATLKRFVEDDQPTLALAKGNLAHAFMEALGRVQLARAAGDPAADSFDVTAAKELVTEAFAACITEPAWRREQEMADFTSLLDTIATWHAANTEELVGTEVKARVRITADTGEATVYGSIDRLQRLPDGGLRVVDLKTGKHPPSGKEVQEHPQLSAYQLVLAGGQLTRGADGAWRVETDREGNGEKIEGAQLYYPLTYDKKEKACDQAALEPEALARFSYLLPPLVGEMTGATVTARENDKCPDCPVRHLCPIQPEGRLTYHHG